One window of the Shimwellia blattae DSM 4481 = NBRC 105725 genome contains the following:
- a CDS encoding Rpn family recombination-promoting nuclease/putative transposase: MAGRKRQGKERRSVTHHDLVFKQFLTHPPTAREFMQLHLPAEIRSLCDFSTLKLESGSFVEPHLRAYFNDVLYSLKTVDGRDGYIHVLIEHQSRPERQMAFRLLRYAVAAMHRHLEAGHKMLPLVIPVLFYNGRRSPYPWTTRWLDGFAVPALAEKLYTSAFPLVDVTVIADDDIMNHRSMAALTLLQKHIHRRDLISSLNALATLLLKESMTESQLVSLINYVVQAGETADAEIFIRTLAQRVPQYGGTLMTIARQLEQKGIEKGIEQGIEIGRRNALLNVARAMLDSGFEHTVVMKATGLTEEDIARLLH, from the coding sequence ATGGCGGGCAGAAAAAGACAGGGCAAGGAGCGGCGGTCTGTTACGCATCATGATCTGGTGTTTAAACAGTTTCTTACTCACCCGCCTACAGCACGGGAATTTATGCAATTGCATCTGCCGGCTGAGATCCGGAGCCTGTGTGATTTCAGTACCCTGAAGCTGGAGTCCGGCAGTTTTGTTGAGCCTCATCTGCGCGCTTACTTCAACGATGTTCTCTATAGCCTGAAAACAGTCGACGGAAGGGATGGATATATCCATGTGCTGATTGAACACCAGTCCAGGCCGGAGCGGCAGATGGCTTTTCGGCTGTTGCGCTATGCGGTGGCCGCTATGCACAGGCATCTGGAAGCGGGCCATAAAATGCTACCGCTGGTGATCCCGGTGCTGTTCTATAATGGCAGGCGTAGCCCCTATCCCTGGACTACCCGCTGGCTGGATGGGTTTGCCGTACCCGCTCTGGCGGAAAAACTCTACACCAGCGCCTTTCCTCTGGTGGATGTTACCGTGATAGCTGACGACGACATTATGAACCACCGCAGTATGGCTGCGCTGACGTTGCTGCAAAAGCATATCCACCGGCGTGATTTGATAAGTAGCCTGAATGCACTGGCAACCCTGCTTTTAAAAGAATCCATGACAGAATCACAGCTGGTTTCATTGATAAACTATGTGGTTCAGGCGGGAGAGACCGCAGATGCTGAAATCTTTATCCGCACACTCGCACAGCGAGTGCCACAATATGGAGGCACACTGATGACAATAGCCCGGCAACTGGAGCAGAAAGGTATTGAAAAGGGCATTGAGCAAGGCATCGAGATTGGCAGGCGTAATGCATTGTTGAATGTCGCCCGGGCAATGCTGGACAGCGGTTTTGAGCATACCGTTGTGATGAAAGCCACCGGGCTTACTGAAGAGGATATTGCCCGGCTCCTCCACTGA
- a CDS encoding GNAT family N-acetyltransferase, which yields MLIRVEIPIDAPGIDALLRRAFPGEGEARLVHDLREDGLLTLGVVATDDEGQVVGYAAFSPVSVEGEDLQWVGLAPVAVDEAWRGQGLARQLIYDGLDSLNEFGYAAVVTLGDPALYGRLGFEPAARYDLHCRWPGTETAFQVHRLADDALEGVHGLVEYADHFNRL from the coding sequence ATGCTAATTCGTGTAGAAATTCCGATCGACGCACCGGGGATCGATGCGCTGCTGCGCCGTGCATTTCCCGGAGAAGGAGAAGCCCGCCTGGTTCACGACCTGCGTGAAGACGGGCTGCTTACCCTGGGGGTGGTCGCCACCGACGACGAAGGCCAGGTGGTGGGATACGCCGCTTTCAGCCCGGTGAGCGTGGAAGGGGAAGATCTGCAGTGGGTGGGTCTGGCACCGGTCGCGGTGGATGAAGCCTGGCGTGGCCAGGGGCTGGCGCGCCAGCTTATCTACGACGGGCTGGATTCGCTGAATGAGTTTGGCTATGCGGCGGTGGTCACCCTCGGGGATCCGGCCCTGTACGGGCGCCTGGGCTTTGAACCGGCCGCACGCTACGATTTACACTGCCGCTGGCCGGGCACGGAGACGGCCTTCCAGGTACACCGCCTGGCGGATGATGCCCTGGAAGGGGTTCACGGCCTGGTGGAATACGCCGACCACTTTAACCGCCTGTAA
- a CDS encoding CfaE/CblD family pilus tip adhesin → MFNREGWRYGIAASQHRSIAASQHRSIAASQHRSIAASQHRSIAASQHRSIAASQHYSKITNKYNELYRFVLHFTCLFFGKNHNTKNQPGADKKNRIIRCALLQTVLTLLLIPDYSIAADAVDQTITVKTSFDRLTPGGQLTLWNNQKAGAIPGNGIRGVDFWRCLSETDSTNGACRRSGVWNLPFGQESTIPLRFTEKRSKNTVNLNITAHAIHYADPPNGCVPITAFIPIHYTAGIRCYGIRFNGRMLTAYLRPGEYTKIPSGGIWEARLILQQIGWYDGKIVATWTANITLDVTDRNNGAIYLPAFGRADALVDLNLRTKPLSTAPGGEVSGSTVIDTCLYDGYNSNNAWLQVTLSDLLPPLNRAADLFSVTKTGTTGANPRDRVDYRVTMNYNGKPVAMENKKTFTLNGVDTALIRPVALPGFPVTVVCTPAPLTLTVQPFAKASKTAGRYSGALRVNLAARTLAP, encoded by the coding sequence GTGTTTAACAGGGAAGGGTGGAGATATGGCATCGCAGCATCGCAGCATCGCAGCATCGCAGCATCGCAGCATCGCAGCATCGCAGCATCGCAGCATCGCAGCATCGCAGCATCGCAGCATCGCAGCATCGCAGCATCGCAGCATCGCAGCATCGCAGCATCGCAGCATTATAGCAAAATAACAAATAAATACAATGAATTATATCGTTTCGTTTTACATTTTACGTGTCTGTTTTTCGGTAAAAATCACAACACCAAAAACCAACCTGGTGCAGATAAAAAAAACAGAATCATCCGTTGTGCACTGTTACAGACCGTTTTAACGCTATTACTTATTCCTGATTATAGTATTGCAGCGGATGCGGTTGACCAGACAATTACCGTTAAAACCAGCTTTGACCGGCTCACTCCTGGTGGGCAGCTGACTCTCTGGAACAATCAAAAAGCAGGTGCTATTCCCGGTAATGGTATTCGTGGAGTCGATTTTTGGCGATGCTTATCCGAAACAGACAGTACAAACGGAGCCTGTAGGAGAAGTGGTGTGTGGAATCTTCCATTTGGACAAGAATCAACGATTCCATTAAGGTTTACCGAAAAACGCAGCAAGAATACAGTGAACCTCAATATAACCGCGCATGCAATCCATTATGCTGATCCCCCGAACGGATGTGTCCCAATCACCGCTTTTATACCAATTCATTACACGGCCGGTATTCGCTGCTATGGTATTCGTTTCAATGGCAGAATGTTAACGGCCTATCTACGGCCTGGAGAATATACCAAAATCCCCAGCGGGGGTATCTGGGAGGCCAGACTCATTTTGCAACAGATCGGATGGTACGATGGAAAAATAGTTGCGACCTGGACCGCCAATATCACCCTCGACGTGACCGACCGCAATAACGGCGCCATTTACCTGCCCGCCTTCGGCCGCGCCGATGCTCTGGTGGATCTTAACCTGCGCACTAAACCACTCAGCACCGCACCCGGCGGCGAAGTCAGCGGCAGTACCGTTATCGATACCTGCCTGTATGATGGCTACAACTCCAATAACGCCTGGCTGCAGGTCACCCTTTCTGATCTGCTTCCCCCCTTGAACCGGGCGGCTGACCTCTTTTCCGTGACCAAAACCGGCACCACCGGCGCTAACCCCCGTGACCGGGTGGATTACCGGGTGACCATGAATTACAACGGCAAACCCGTCGCCATGGAGAATAAAAAAACCTTCACCCTCAATGGCGTTGATACTGCCCTTATCCGCCCGGTGGCCCTGCCCGGATTCCCGGTGACGGTGGTCTGCACCCCCGCACCACTCACGCTCACCGTACAGCCCTTTGCCAAAGCCAGTAAAACCGCCGGGCGCTACAGTGGCGCCCTGCGGGTTAACCTGGCTGCGCGGACACTCGCACCATAA
- a CDS encoding GIY-YIG nuclease family protein, giving the protein MTPWFLYIIRSPDNALYTGITTDVPRRFKQHQSGKGAKALRGKTGLQLVFSTEAGDHGQALRLEYRVKQLKKSQKEQLVAGEIAFEDLFTGLQTRDLTGG; this is encoded by the coding sequence ATGACACCCTGGTTTTTATATATCATTCGCAGCCCCGATAACGCCCTGTATACCGGTATCACCACCGATGTTCCCCGCCGTTTTAAGCAGCATCAGTCCGGCAAGGGGGCCAAAGCGCTGCGCGGCAAAACCGGCCTGCAACTGGTCTTCAGCACCGAAGCGGGCGATCACGGCCAGGCGCTGCGCCTGGAATACCGGGTAAAACAGCTAAAGAAAAGCCAGAAGGAGCAACTGGTAGCGGGGGAGATCGCGTTTGAAGATCTGTTTACCGGTCTTCAAACGCGGGATCTTACAGGCGGTTAA
- a CDS encoding YhbP family protein has protein sequence MSDSLAAISRWLSKQHVVTYCVARDSHPWCANAFYVYDPQRVALYLLTDPGSRHGQMAGSCCPVAGTVSGQNKTVALIRGVQFCGELRLLEGEEAREPRARYCRRFPVALAMPAPVWEIRFDELKFTDNTLGFGKKLFWERGGE, from the coding sequence ATGAGTGACTCCCTTGCCGCGATCAGTCGCTGGCTCAGCAAACAACATGTGGTGACCTACTGTGTTGCCCGGGATAGCCACCCCTGGTGCGCGAATGCCTTCTATGTTTACGATCCTCAGCGGGTGGCGCTGTATCTGTTAACGGATCCCGGCTCGCGCCACGGCCAGATGGCGGGCAGCTGTTGCCCGGTGGCGGGCACGGTGAGCGGGCAGAATAAAACCGTGGCGCTGATCCGCGGGGTGCAGTTTTGCGGTGAGCTGCGCCTGCTGGAAGGGGAAGAAGCCCGGGAGCCACGGGCCCGCTACTGCCGCCGTTTTCCGGTGGCGCTGGCGATGCCTGCGCCGGTCTGGGAAATCCGCTTTGATGAACTAAAATTTACCGATAACACCCTCGGATTCGGGAAGAAACTTTTCTGGGAGCGGGGTGGAGAATAA
- the ubiU gene encoding ubiquinone anaerobic biosynthesis protein UbiU, giving the protein MELLCPAGNLPALKAAIENGADAVYIGLKDDTNARHFAGLNFTEKKLLEAVDFVHKHRRKLHIAINTFAHPDGYQRWQRAVDMAAQLGADALILADLAMLEYAAEKYPHIERHVSVQASATNEEAIRFYQRHFDVARIVLPRVLSIHQVKQLARVTPVPLEVFAFGSLCIMAEGRCYLSSYLTGESPNTVGACSPARFVRWQQTPQGLESRLNDVLIDRYKDGENAGYPTLCKGRYLVDSRPYHALEEPTSLNTLELLPELLAANIASVKIEGRQRSPAYVSQVAKVWRQAIDRCIADPASYSPQSAWMEALGSMAEGTQTTLGAYHRKWQ; this is encoded by the coding sequence ATGGAGCTGCTTTGCCCCGCCGGTAACCTGCCGGCCCTGAAGGCTGCCATCGAAAATGGCGCCGATGCGGTCTACATTGGCCTGAAAGATGACACCAATGCGCGCCACTTTGCCGGGCTGAATTTCACTGAAAAAAAACTACTCGAAGCGGTGGATTTCGTCCATAAGCATCGTCGCAAATTACACATCGCCATTAATACTTTCGCCCACCCGGATGGCTACCAGCGCTGGCAGCGCGCCGTGGATATGGCCGCACAGCTGGGCGCGGATGCCCTGATCCTTGCGGACCTGGCCATGCTGGAGTACGCCGCTGAAAAGTACCCGCATATTGAACGTCATGTGTCGGTACAGGCCTCCGCCACCAATGAAGAGGCTATCCGCTTCTATCAGCGCCATTTCGACGTGGCGCGCATAGTGCTGCCCCGGGTGCTCTCTATCCACCAGGTTAAACAACTGGCCCGGGTCACCCCTGTGCCGCTGGAAGTGTTTGCCTTTGGCAGCCTGTGTATCATGGCGGAAGGGCGCTGCTACCTTTCTTCCTACCTGACTGGTGAATCCCCCAATACGGTGGGTGCCTGCTCCCCGGCCCGCTTTGTGCGCTGGCAGCAGACCCCCCAGGGGCTGGAATCCCGCCTGAACGATGTGCTTATCGACCGCTATAAAGACGGTGAAAACGCCGGTTACCCGACCCTGTGCAAAGGGCGCTACCTGGTGGACTCCCGCCCCTATCACGCCCTGGAAGAGCCCACCAGCCTGAATACCCTGGAGCTGCTGCCGGAGCTTCTGGCGGCGAATATTGCCTCGGTGAAAATTGAAGGGCGCCAGCGCAGCCCGGCTTATGTCAGCCAGGTGGCCAAAGTGTGGCGCCAGGCCATTGACCGCTGTATTGCCGATCCGGCCAGCTACAGCCCGCAAAGCGCCTGGATGGAGGCCCTGGGCTCCATGGCAGAAGGCACCCAGACTACCCTCGGTGCTTATCACCGGAAATGGCAATAA
- the ubiT gene encoding ubiquinone anaerobic biosynthesis accessory factor UbiT — MLDKLRSRLVRLGPSLIKTPVRLAPFALKRQVLEQVLGWQFRQALEDGDLDFLEGRWLSIAVRDIGLEWFTSVQEGRLVVREQAQADVSFRADANDLLLIAARKQDPDTLFFQRRLVIEGDTELGLYVKNLMDAIELDAMPKPLRVLLLQLAEFVEAGLKSESATREHSIGEPC, encoded by the coding sequence GTGTTAGATAAACTGCGTTCGCGTCTTGTCCGTCTGGGCCCGTCACTGATTAAAACCCCCGTCCGGCTGGCGCCCTTTGCTCTGAAGCGTCAGGTTCTGGAGCAGGTTCTTGGCTGGCAGTTCCGCCAGGCGCTGGAAGATGGCGATCTCGACTTTCTGGAAGGCCGCTGGCTGAGCATTGCGGTGCGCGATATCGGCCTGGAGTGGTTTACCTCCGTTCAGGAGGGCAGGCTGGTGGTGCGCGAACAGGCGCAGGCTGATGTCAGCTTCCGGGCTGATGCGAACGATCTGTTACTGATCGCCGCCCGTAAGCAGGATCCGGACACGCTCTTTTTCCAGCGCCGGCTGGTTATCGAGGGGGATACGGAGCTTGGGCTGTATGTGAAAAACTTAATGGATGCCATAGAGCTGGATGCGATGCCAAAACCGCTGCGCGTCCTGCTGCTGCAACTGGCTGAATTTGTTGAGGCGGGGCTGAAGAGTGAGTCCGCCACGCGTGAACATTCGATAGGTGAACCATGCTAA
- a CDS encoding CfaE/CblD family pilus tip adhesin: MDNTINPLLHTDKSVPVALTLWNQARGGSDSNPAMRGTDGWVCLSNTNPRHGACATDLEWRYAWGESSVIKLAFTEQRSGMVAVLELRAQSAFYADPPHHCAPISRAIPVNHVSLLGCDDGLAVKYYNGKVLSVSLDAAQVARLPVGGRWQAELILHQRAWGAAASVATWRACITLEITDKDNGAIYLPGRDPTRPLVRLGLHPIGHGDLVAGQQVIDTCLYDGYNANSPWLSVTLSDLLPTAGRSAETFSVVHHGHSPASTSNRIDYRVALGYGGRQQVMRNGQPLRLTATDREPVHSVTLPGIPQPVACVPAPLTLTVAPFNPSIKNPGHYEGTLRIMLAAESLAP, from the coding sequence ATGGATAACACCATTAATCCGCTGCTTCACACCGACAAAAGCGTCCCGGTAGCGCTGACTCTGTGGAATCAGGCCCGGGGCGGCAGCGACAGCAACCCCGCAATGCGCGGCACCGATGGCTGGGTTTGCCTGTCAAACACCAATCCCCGCCACGGGGCCTGCGCCACGGATCTGGAATGGCGCTACGCCTGGGGGGAAAGCAGCGTGATTAAACTGGCCTTTACCGAGCAGCGCAGCGGTATGGTGGCGGTGCTGGAGCTCAGAGCGCAAAGTGCGTTTTATGCGGATCCTCCGCACCACTGCGCCCCCATAAGCCGCGCAATACCAGTAAATCATGTTTCATTACTGGGTTGTGACGATGGGCTGGCGGTGAAGTATTACAACGGGAAGGTGCTCTCCGTTAGCCTGGATGCAGCACAGGTTGCCCGGCTGCCGGTGGGCGGACGCTGGCAGGCAGAGCTTATTTTGCACCAGCGTGCCTGGGGAGCCGCTGCAAGCGTCGCGACCTGGCGCGCCTGTATTACACTGGAAATCACAGACAAAGATAACGGCGCGATTTACCTCCCGGGGAGGGATCCGACAAGGCCGCTGGTCAGGCTGGGTTTGCATCCTATCGGCCACGGAGATCTGGTCGCCGGGCAGCAGGTGATTGATACCTGCCTGTATGACGGCTACAACGCTAACAGCCCCTGGCTGAGTGTCACGCTGTCTGACTTACTGCCCACAGCCGGGCGCAGTGCGGAGACCTTTTCTGTCGTGCATCATGGCCACAGCCCGGCCAGTACCAGTAACCGTATCGACTACCGGGTGGCGCTGGGCTATGGCGGCAGGCAGCAGGTGATGCGCAACGGCCAGCCCCTGCGGCTCACGGCCACGGACCGTGAACCCGTGCACAGCGTCACGCTGCCGGGCATTCCCCAGCCGGTGGCCTGTGTTCCCGCCCCGCTGACACTGACTGTCGCCCCCTTTAACCCCAGTATTAAAAATCCCGGCCACTATGAGGGCACACTGCGCATTATGCTGGCGGCAGAGTCTCTCGCCCCCTGA
- a CDS encoding luciferase-like monooxygenase, whose amino-acid sequence MPEISPVPFSVLDLAPIPEGASPADAFRRSLELARLAEQLGYHRYWLAEHHNMQGIASAATSVLIGYLAANTTTLRLGSGGVMLPNHAPLVIAEQFGTLETLYPGRIDLGLGRAPGSDQRTMRALRRHMNSDIDNFPGDVTELIHWFDATDPDPAVRPVPGYGTRIPLWLLGSSLYSAQLAAQLGLPFAFASHFAPEMLLQALEVYRAQFRPSPRLATPYAMVCINVVAADSNREAQFLFTSHQQASTRLRRDGSVQLPPPIQDINSYWSPAEKYSVERALAMSVVGDKATVTHGLESILRQTRADELMINCSVFDHQARLHSVALTAQIFNSLPG is encoded by the coding sequence ATGCCTGAGATCTCCCCCGTTCCCTTTTCCGTTCTCGATCTGGCCCCCATTCCGGAAGGCGCCAGCCCGGCGGATGCCTTCCGCCGTTCCCTTGAGCTGGCCCGTTTAGCCGAACAGCTGGGCTACCACCGCTACTGGCTGGCCGAGCACCACAATATGCAGGGTATTGCCAGTGCGGCGACCTCGGTACTGATAGGTTATCTGGCCGCGAACACCACCACCCTGCGCCTGGGATCTGGCGGCGTGATGCTGCCTAACCACGCCCCGCTGGTGATTGCCGAGCAGTTCGGCACCCTGGAAACCCTCTACCCCGGGCGCATTGATCTTGGGCTGGGGCGCGCCCCGGGCAGCGACCAGCGCACCATGAGAGCCCTGCGCCGCCATATGAACAGTGATATTGATAACTTCCCCGGCGATGTTACCGAGCTGATTCACTGGTTCGATGCCACGGATCCCGATCCGGCCGTGCGGCCGGTACCGGGGTACGGCACCAGGATCCCGCTATGGCTGCTGGGATCCAGCCTGTACAGCGCCCAGCTGGCGGCACAGCTTGGCCTGCCGTTTGCTTTTGCCTCCCACTTTGCGCCGGAAATGCTGCTCCAGGCGCTGGAAGTGTACCGGGCACAGTTCCGGCCCTCGCCGCGCCTCGCCACCCCTTACGCCATGGTGTGCATCAACGTGGTGGCCGCAGACAGCAACCGGGAGGCGCAATTCCTGTTTACCTCCCACCAGCAGGCTTCCACCCGCCTGCGCCGGGACGGCAGCGTGCAACTGCCGCCGCCGATTCAGGACATTAACAGTTACTGGAGCCCGGCGGAGAAATACTCCGTGGAGCGCGCTCTGGCCATGTCGGTGGTGGGTGATAAAGCCACAGTAACCCACGGACTGGAGTCGATCCTGCGCCAGACCCGGGCCGATGAGCTGATGATCAACTGCTCCGTCTTTGATCATCAGGCCCGGCTGCACTCCGTGGCGCTGACGGCACAGATCTTCAACAGCCTGCCGGGCTGA
- the mtr gene encoding tryptophan permease, with amino-acid sequence MATEATTTRSAAPLLGGVVIIAGTIIGAGMFSLPVVMSGAWFFWSLAALVFTWFCMLHSGMMILEANLNYRPGASFDTMTRDLLGNGWNLINGASIAFVLYILTYAYISASGSILSHTFAEMSLPVAPRVAGGAFALLVAFIVWLSTRAVSRMTAIVLGAKVITFFLTFGSLLGHVKPATLLNSAEINPSYAPYLLMTLPFCLASFGYHGNVPSLVKFYGKDPRTIVRCLVLGTLIALGLYIIWLLGTMGNIPRHDFVDIADKGGNIDVLVQALSGVLNSKGLELLLVIFSNFAVASSFLGVTLGLFDYLADLFKFDDAPLGRFKTALITFLPPVIGAMLWPDGFLYAIGYAGLAATIWAAIVPALLARASRKRFGSPMFRVWGGNGMIILVLIFGVGNALVHILSSFNLLPIYR; translated from the coding sequence ATGGCAACAGAGGCAACAACAACCCGCAGTGCTGCCCCGTTACTGGGTGGTGTAGTGATAATCGCAGGGACTATTATCGGGGCGGGGATGTTCTCTCTGCCGGTGGTGATGTCCGGTGCGTGGTTTTTCTGGTCCCTGGCGGCGCTGGTGTTTACCTGGTTCTGTATGCTCCATTCCGGAATGATGATCCTGGAGGCCAACCTGAATTACCGGCCCGGTGCCAGTTTTGACACCATGACCCGGGATCTGCTCGGTAACGGCTGGAACCTGATTAATGGCGCCTCGATTGCGTTTGTGCTGTATATCCTGACCTATGCCTATATTTCGGCCAGTGGCTCGATCCTCAGCCATACCTTTGCTGAAATGTCGCTGCCGGTGGCACCCCGCGTGGCTGGCGGTGCCTTTGCCTTACTGGTGGCGTTTATTGTCTGGCTGAGTACCCGGGCCGTAAGCCGGATGACGGCGATTGTCCTGGGGGCCAAAGTCATCACCTTTTTCCTGACTTTTGGCAGCCTGCTGGGCCATGTAAAACCCGCCACGCTGCTCAATAGCGCGGAAATAAACCCCAGTTATGCCCCCTACCTGCTGATGACGCTGCCGTTTTGCCTCGCCTCTTTTGGCTACCACGGTAATGTGCCGAGCCTGGTGAAGTTCTACGGTAAAGATCCGCGTACCATTGTGCGCTGCCTGGTGCTGGGCACGCTGATAGCTCTGGGGCTGTATATCATCTGGCTGCTGGGTACCATGGGCAATATTCCGCGCCATGACTTTGTTGATATCGCGGATAAAGGCGGCAATATCGACGTGCTGGTCCAGGCCCTGAGTGGGGTGCTGAACAGCAAAGGGCTGGAGCTGCTGCTGGTGATTTTTTCTAACTTTGCGGTGGCGAGCTCTTTCCTCGGGGTGACGCTCGGGCTGTTTGATTACCTGGCGGACTTGTTTAAATTCGACGATGCCCCGCTGGGCCGCTTTAAAACGGCGCTCATTACCTTTCTGCCGCCGGTTATCGGGGCCATGCTGTGGCCAGACGGCTTCCTGTATGCCATTGGCTATGCGGGGCTGGCGGCGACCATCTGGGCGGCGATTGTTCCGGCGCTGCTGGCCAGAGCCTCCCGTAAGCGCTTCGGCAGCCCGATGTTCCGGGTATGGGGTGGTAACGGCATGATAATCCTGGTGCTGATTTTCGGGGTGGGTAATGCGCTGGTGCATATCCTTTCCAGTTTTAACCTGTTGCCGATCTATCGTTAA
- a CDS encoding CfaE/CblD family pilus tip adhesin: MALQHHSEIINKYNRIKNSSNKLWSFKQISHVHWPSALWLLTRHRAISLLPATLLSWLLFTCHTARADALLPVDMNTTITISYDRSAPPASYKIWQSVANGYDRDNPGRRARDWFRCKSNTDTSSGACSRQWLWGGPVRDTMISLRMTEQRSKVSFNIPLRGRSSSCTYHTSPHDCSSAAGWQQMTDGRSYTGTNSKNFDLRLEAEDLAKIPTGGIWEGVLILEQRQWSGPSMTVAWWTANITLDVTDRNNGAIYLPAFGRADPLVDLNLRTKPLSTAPGGEVSGSTVIDTCLYDGYNSNNAWLQVTLSDLLPPWNRAADLFSVTKTGTTGGNPRDRVDYRVTMNYNGNPVAMENKKTVTLNGVDTALIRPVALPGFPVTVVCTPSPLTLTVQPFAKASKTAGRYSGTLRVNLAARTLAP, from the coding sequence ATGGCACTGCAGCATCACTCTGAAATAATAAATAAATACAATAGAATAAAAAATTCCAGTAATAAATTATGGTCATTTAAACAAATAAGTCACGTTCACTGGCCTTCTGCTTTATGGTTATTGACCCGGCACCGTGCTATATCGCTCCTGCCTGCCACACTGCTCAGTTGGCTGCTTTTCACATGTCATACTGCCCGGGCCGATGCTCTGCTGCCGGTAGATATGAACACCACAATCACCATTTCATACGACAGAAGTGCCCCGCCAGCGAGCTACAAGATATGGCAAAGTGTGGCCAATGGGTATGATCGGGATAATCCCGGACGCAGAGCCCGGGACTGGTTCAGATGTAAAAGCAATACGGACACAAGTTCAGGGGCCTGTTCCCGCCAGTGGTTATGGGGCGGCCCTGTCCGCGATACCATGATCTCGCTACGCATGACCGAACAACGCAGCAAAGTCTCCTTCAATATCCCTCTCAGGGGGCGATCCTCATCATGTACATATCATACATCTCCCCACGACTGTAGCAGTGCCGCAGGATGGCAACAGATGACTGATGGTCGGTCTTACACTGGAACAAACAGTAAAAACTTTGATCTGAGGCTCGAAGCAGAAGACCTGGCGAAAATTCCAACAGGGGGGATCTGGGAAGGTGTTCTTATTCTGGAACAAAGACAATGGAGCGGGCCATCAATGACCGTTGCATGGTGGACCGCAAATATCACCCTCGATGTTACTGACCGCAATAACGGCGCCATTTACCTGCCCGCCTTCGGCCGCGCCGATCCCCTGGTGGATCTTAACCTGCGCACTAAACCACTCAGCACCGCACCCGGCGGCGAAGTCAGCGGCAGTACCGTTATCGATACCTGCCTGTATGATGGCTACAACTCCAATAACGCCTGGCTGCAGGTCACCCTTTCTGATCTGCTTCCCCCCTGGAACCGGGCGGCTGACCTCTTTTCCGTGACCAAAACCGGCACCACCGGCGGTAACCCCCGTGACCGGGTGGATTACCGGGTGACCATGAATTACAACGGCAACCCCGTCGCCATGGAGAATAAAAAAACCGTCACCCTCAATGGCGTTGATACTGCCCTTATCCGCCCGGTGGCCCTACCCGGATTCCCGGTAACGGTGGTCTGCACCCCTTCCCCACTCACGCTCACCGTACAGCCCTTTGCCAAAGCCAGTAAAACCGCCGGGCGCTACAGTGGCACCCTGCGGGTTAACCTGGCCGCACGCACCCTGGCACCGTAA
- a CDS encoding U32 family peptidase yields MKYSLGPVLYYWPKETLEQFYQAAASSSAEIVYLGEAVCSKRRATKVADWLDMAKALSASGKQVVLSTLALIQASSELSEVRRYVENGDFLIEANDLGTVNLAADHKLPFVAGHALNCYNAVALRLLHKQGMVRWCMPVELSRDWLANVLTQCEELGIRNKFEVEVLSYGHLPLAYSARCFTARSEDRPKDECETCCIKYPTGRSMRSQEDQQVFVLNGIQTMSGYVYNLGNELSTMQGLVDIVRLSPLGTETLDLVAQFRANEQGAAPLPLAANSDCNGYWKRLAGLVLEA; encoded by the coding sequence ATGAAATATTCGTTAGGGCCAGTCCTGTATTACTGGCCAAAAGAGACGCTGGAGCAGTTTTATCAGGCGGCAGCCAGCAGCAGTGCAGAGATTGTGTACCTGGGTGAGGCGGTATGCAGCAAGCGCCGGGCCACCAAAGTGGCCGACTGGCTGGATATGGCAAAAGCGCTCTCCGCCAGCGGCAAACAGGTGGTGCTCTCTACCCTGGCGCTGATTCAGGCCTCCTCTGAGCTGAGCGAAGTCAGACGCTATGTGGAAAACGGCGATTTTCTGATTGAGGCCAACGATCTGGGCACCGTGAACCTGGCCGCCGACCATAAGCTCCCCTTCGTGGCGGGCCACGCACTCAACTGCTACAACGCCGTGGCCCTGCGCCTGCTGCACAAGCAGGGCATGGTGCGCTGGTGTATGCCGGTCGAGCTCTCCCGGGACTGGCTGGCCAATGTGCTGACCCAGTGTGAGGAGTTAGGGATCCGCAATAAATTTGAAGTCGAAGTGCTGAGCTACGGGCACCTGCCGCTGGCCTACTCTGCCCGCTGCTTTACTGCCCGCTCAGAAGACCGGCCCAAAGACGAGTGCGAAACCTGCTGCATTAAATACCCCACCGGCCGCAGTATGCGCTCTCAGGAGGATCAGCAGGTCTTTGTGCTTAACGGGATCCAGACCATGAGCGGTTATGTGTATAACCTGGGTAACGAGCTGAGCACCATGCAGGGGCTGGTCGATATTGTGCGCCTGTCGCCGCTGGGCACTGAAACCCTGGATCTGGTGGCGCAGTTCCGCGCTAACGAACAGGGGGCCGCACCGCTGCCACTGGCGGCAAACAGCGACTGCAACGGCTACTGGAAACGGCTGGCCGGGCTGGTACTGGAAGCCTGA